A portion of the Desulfosoma caldarium genome contains these proteins:
- a CDS encoding DUF2065 domain-containing protein produces MESLLTALGLLFFLEGLPYLAFPDRMKRWIEEILKLPSGKLRTVGAAAMILGLILVHLGRRHGGP; encoded by the coding sequence ATGGAGAGTCTTCTGACGGCACTAGGGCTTCTTTTCTTCTTAGAAGGGCTGCCGTACTTGGCGTTTCCGGATCGCATGAAACGATGGATCGAGGAAATCCTCAAGCTTCCTTCGGGAAAACTCAGGACTGTAGGTGCTGCTGCCATGATTCTTGGCCTGATTCTGGTGCACCTGGGCCGGCGCCATGGAGGTCCGTGA